CGGTGAAGGCGATTTACGCGCTCGGGCTCGATTACGGCATCGTTACGGTGGGCATCGAAGACGCCAAATCGCCGGTCCGGGTGCTGCAGGTGGAGGCGGTGCCGGACCTCGACGAGCGGCTTGCCGAGCTGTTTGCCGCGGCCATTGTCCGGTATGAGCAAGGTTTGGAAAAAGAAGCATATCTGCAAGGAACGCCGGTCAAGCTCGGCATGGATCCGGAGTTCGTACTGCGGGACGCTTCCGGAGAAATCGTATTCGCCGACCGATTTATGGACAAAGACGGCCGGGTCGGCTGCGACTCGCTTATCCTGCCGGATTTGCGCAAAATTTTCCCGCTGGCGGAACTTCGCCCGAGCCCGAGCGAGGACGTCCGGCAGCTCGTGATCAACCTGCAAAAAACGATGCGGCTGGCCGCCGGAAAAATTACCGACCCGCATCTGGAGTGGCTTGCCGGGGGGATGCCGGTGCCCGGTTTTCCGCTGGGAGGCCACATCCACTTCAGCTCCGTCTGGATGAACGTGCATCTTGTGCGGGCGCTGGACAACTACGTGGCGCTGCCGCTGGTGCTGCTTGAGGACGTGTCGACGCGCGGGCGCAGGCCGCAGTACGGCTGTCTCGGCGACGTGCGCCGCAAATCATACGGCGGGTTCGAATACCGGACGCTGCCGAGCTGGATTTTATCGCCTACGGTGACAAAAGGCGTGCTCGCGCTCGCCAAGCTGGTCGCCACGCATTATTTGGAGCTCAGCCGCCAGCCGCTGCAAAACGTGGACATTCAAACCTTCTATTATACGGGAGACAAAAAACAGCTGCGCAGTACGGTCACCCTGCTCTTGAAGGATATCCGCGAAACGTCATCCTATCCGCAATACGAGAAATATTTGCAGCCCTTTAAAGAGCTGCTGCTGCGCATGGAGCCTTGGAAGGAGCAGGAGGATTTCCGGAAAAGGTGGAAAATTCGGACCGCGTCCGAAGATAGAGGTGCAAGCTATCAAATCATGGTATAATAGATTCCGACGCGCTTCGGGAGTCAGGATTGGCGAGGAAGCGGCGTCGGAGTCATTTTTTTGTGTATAAGCTGGAGGATCAAGTCGGATGGCCAAATATACGCCCATGATGGAGCAGTACCTCGCGATCAAAGCCGAGGTGCCGGATGCTTTTTTATTTTTTCGGTTAGGCGATTTCTATGAAATGTTTTTCGAAGACGCCGTAAATGCCGCCCGCGAATTGGAAATTACGCTGACCGGACGCGAGGCGGGGGCGGAAGAACGGGTGCCGATGTGCGGCGTGCCCTATCATTCGGCGGAAAGCTATATTGCAAGACTTGTGGAAAAAGGCTACAAAGTCGCGATTTGCGAGCAGGTGGAGGATCCCGCGGAAGCGAAGGGCGTCGTGCGCCGCGAAGTCGTCCGCATCGTCACGCCGGGAACGGTGATGGATTCCCGCTCGCTCGGGGAAACGTCGAACAACTACATCGTATCGATCGTCTCCGGCAGCGAAGGTTACGGCCTAGCCGCCTGCGATATTTCCACCGGCGAGCTGCATGTGACGCTGCTGGACGGTTCGCTGCAGCTATTGCTCGACGAAATCAACGTCTACAGCCCTTCCGAGCTTATGGGCCCGGAAGAGCTGCTGGATTCGGTGCGCGAGCATACGGCGCTGTGGACGAGATCGATAACGCTGACCCCTTGGACTCGCGGGGATTTTGACCTGAAGGGCCATTTTGCCGAAGAGGAATGGAAGTCCGTCCACCCAGGCACGCTGCGCGCGGTGCAGGCGCTGATGAGCTACCTGCAGGAAACGCAGAAGCGGTCGCTGACGCATATCAAGCATATTCGCAGCTATGAACAAAACCAATATATGATCATGGACCCGTTCACCCGCCGAAATCTGGAGCTTGTGGAAACGGTGCGCGACCGGGTGAAAAAAGGAACCTTGCTGTGGCTGCTCGATAAAACGGTTACGGCGATGGGCGGCCGCACGCTGCGCCGCTGGATAGAGAAGCCGCTCATGAACGCGGCGAAAATCGGCGAACGCCTCGAAGCGGTGGACAAGCTGTACGACCAGCTCATCGTGCGCGAGGAGCTGCGCCAGCATCTCAAGCAGGTGTACGACCTGGAGCGGCTGACCGCGCGGATTTCTTACGGGAACGCCAACGCGCGGGACCTGCTTGCGCTGAAGCTGTCGCTGCAGCAAATGCCGCTGCTTAAGGAAATTTGCGAGTCCGCCGGTTCCGGGACGCTGTCCCGCCTGACGGCGCAAATGGATTTGTGCGAAGACATCGCCGGTTGGATCGAAGCAGCGATCGTGGACGATCCTCCCGTATCCGTGCGCGACGGTGGCATGCTGAAGGAAGGCTACCACGCTTATCTCGACCAGCTCAAGGAAGCGAACAAGAGCGGCAAGCAATGGATCGCCGAGCTGGAGCGCCAGGAGCGCGAAGCGACGGGGGTGAAGTCGCTCAAAATCGGCTACAACAAAGTGTTCGGGTATTACATCGAAGTGACGCGGGCCAATCTCGGCTCGCTGCCGGAAGGCCGCTACGAGCGCAAGCAGACGCTGGCGAACGCCGAACGTTTCGTTACGCCGGAGCTGAAGGCGAAGGAAGCGCTCATTCTCGAAGCGGAAGACAAGATGGTCGATCTCGAATACGAGCTGTTCACCCAGCTCCGGGACAGGCTGGCCTCTCAGGTGACGAGGCTTCAGGCTCTAGCGGAAATCGTCGCTACGATCGACGTGCTGCAGTCGCTCGCTACGGTCAGTGCGGCAAACCAGTTCCGCAAGCCGGAAATCGCCGAATCGGGCGATTTGGTCATTGAAGAAGGCCGCCATCCGGTCGTCGAGGCGGTGATGACAAGCGGCCTGTTTATCGCCAACGAGACGAAGCTGACCGCGGAGGACGGCACGATGCTGCTCATTACCGGACCGAACATGGCCGGTAAAAGCACGTACATGCGCCAGGTCGCCATCATCTGCATCATGGCGCAGATCGGCAGCTTCGTCCCGGCGATGAAGGCGCGCATTCCGATTCTCGACCGCATCTTCACGCGGATCGGAGCGGCCGACGATCTGATCGGCGGGCAGAGCACCTTTATGGTTGAGATGATGGACATCCAGGTAATGTGCGAGAAAGCGACCGGACGGAGCCTCGTCATCATCGATGAGCTCGGCCGAGGCACCTCGACGGGCGAAGGGATGGCGATCGCGCAGGCGGTGATCGAGTATTTGCACGACGAGGTCGGCTGCAAAACGCTCGTGTCGACGCACTTTCACGAGCTCGCACACCTCGAAGAGAGCCTCGCGAATCTGCGCAACTATTGCATGGCGGTCAAGGAAAGCGGCCGGCAGGTGACGTTTTTGCGCAAGCTGATCCGCGGGGCGGCCAGCACGAGCTACGGCATTTACTGCGCGCAGATCGCCGGTCTGCCGGATTCGATCATCCGGCGCTCGTATGACCTGCTGAGCGCTTTCGAAGCGCGGGCTGAGCTGGCTGCCGCTTCGCAGCAGGCCGCTGCCGCAGGGACGCCGCAGGCTGCCGCGCCCGAGGCGCCGCCGCAGGCTGAAGCTATCGTGCAGCTGAGCTTGTTTGGCGGCGAGAGCCCGGCGGACAAGCCGCGCCGCAAGCACGACGCGAAGCTTGAAGCGGCCGCAGATCCCAAGGCGGCAGAGGCGGCGCAGCGGCTCAGGCAGGCTGATTTGATCAATATGACGCCGCTTGAGGCGATGAACTTTTTATACGAACTAAAAAAGATGTTGTAAAGCTTGCTCAATAAGTCAAGCGCAGTTACTATCAAACTTAGAACAAAGGGTGAGCGCTATGAAACTGCTCCAAATGGCCAAAATCAAAAAAACAATGTCCGCCGCACTGCTGCTGTTAATGCTTGCCCCGATGCCGGCGCTGGCCGCCGATAAAAACGCTGCCGCTCCCGCCGATCCCGTCAAGGAAGTGCTCAATCTGCTGGAGAAAAACCACGTCAGCGCACCGACGCACGACAGCTTGTCGGCCTCCGCGATCAAAGGCATGGTCGAATCGCTCAAGGATCCGTATACGGTTTATTTTACGAAGGACGAATGGAAGCAGTTCACGAACAGCCTGGAGCAAAACTATGTCGGCATCGGCGTCCGCGTCGGCGAAGACAAGGAAGGCATCCTCGTCGTGGAAGTGTTTGCGGATACGCCGGCCGCTGCCGTCGGGCTTCAGCGCGGCGACATCATCACTGCGGTGGAAGGCAAGCCGATCGCCGGAGAAAAGCTGGACGACGTGATCAAGAAAATTCTCGGTGAGGAAGGCACGCAGGTCGGTCTGACCGTGAAGCGGGGAGACAGCTCCTTTGACGTGAAGCCGACCCGCAAGCAGGTGCAAATCCCGGTCGTAACCAGCCATCTGTTTGACGGCGGAGTAGGCTACATCCAGGTCACCAGCTTCTCCAGCGAGGCGGACGAGCAGTTTGCCAGCCATATGGAGACGCTCAAGAAAAACGGCATGAAATCGCTCGTCATCGACCTGCGCGACAATCCGGGCGGTTTGCTCGACACGGCGCGCGGCATCGCCAAGCTATTCGTAAAAGAAGGAACGCTCATTCATACGAAAGACCGCGACAATGCCGATGATCCGGTGCCGATCACAAACGGCACGACGCAGCCGTTCCCGGTGACGATGCTCGTCAACGAGAACAGCGCCAGCGCCTCCGAGGTGCTGACCGGCGCTTTGCAGGACTACCTGCAGGTGCATGTCGTCGGCACGAAAACGTTCGGCAAAGGCAGCGTGCAAAACGTGTTCCCATTGTCGAACGGCGGAGCGCTGAAAGTGACGATTGAAGAATATTTGACTCCGAAAAAACGTCCGGTCAACCAGGTCGGGCTGACGCCGGATATTCCTGCCGAAGGCGATGTGCCTCAGCTCGTCACGGCGCTGCGCACGGCGGGCCTCTCCGGGTTTAAGCTGGACATCGACCGGCGCAATATTTCGCTCAACGGGTTCGATTTGACCGACAGCTTTAACGTTGTGCAGCAAAACGACCGCCTATACGTGCCTGCCCGCGTGCTCGCCGCGCTCGTAAATGCGGCGGTTACGTGGAACGATGCGGCTCAGTCGGTGGAGATCGCCTCCTCGGCAGGTTCCATATCTTATGCGGTGGGTTCGAACACGGAAGACATGATTTTCCAAAACGGCACGACGTATGTGGACGTAAGCCGCTTTGCGGAAACGTTCAGCCAGCTGAAATGGTCGCAAAGCGGCGGGCAGATTTCGCTTTCCGTCGGCTAATCGAACCAAGCGGTGTGATTCATCGCAATTACCGGGAAAGGGAATACAACGGCTATGGGCAAAATACAAATATTAGACGAGCATATCGCTAACCAGATCGCGGCGGGTGAAGTGGTCGAGCGCCCTTCCTCCGTCGTGAAGGAGCTTGTCGAAAACTCCATCGACGCCGGCAGCACGCGCATCGACGTAACGATCGAAGAGGGCGGGCTGTCGCTCATCCGCGTGACGGACAATGGCTCCGGCATGGAAAGCGACGATTGCGAGGTCGCCTTCTTTCGCCATGCGACGAGCAAAATATCCAGCGGCAAAGATTTGTTCTCCATCCGCACGCTCGGCTTCCGTGGGGAGGCGCTGCCCAGCATCGCCGCCGTGGCCAAGGTCGAATGCACGACATCGGCGGCGGCAACCGGCCTCGGCCGCAAAATCGTCATCGAGGGCGGAGCGATCAAGTCGCTTGAGGAAACGGCGGCGCCGAGAGGCACGGATATCGCCGTGCGGGAGTTGTTTTTCAATACGCCGGCGCGGCTGAAATACATGAAGACGATACAGACCGAGCTCAGCCACGTATCGGACTACATGTACCGGCTGGCGCTGGCGCATCCCGGCATCGCGTTTACGCTTCGGCACAATGGAAACACGCTGCTGCAGACGCTCGGAAACGGCGACCTCCTGCAGGTGATCGCTGCGATCTACGGAACGGCTATCGCCAAAAGCATGATCCCGCTTCGCGGAGAAAATCTCGACTATATGGTGCAGGGTTACATCTCCAAGCCGGACATGACGCGTGCGAACCGAAACGGCATTTCGACCGTCATCAACGGCAGATACATACGAAATTACGTGCTCATTCATGCTCTGCTGTCAGGCTATCATACGCTGCTGCCGATAGGTCGATTTCCGCTTGCGGCGCTGCATATCCATATGACTCCTTCGCTTGTCGACGTCAACGTGCATCCGTCCAAGCTGGAGGTTCGCTTCAGCAAGGAGCAGGAGCTCATTTATTTTATCGAACAGCAGGTCAAGGCCGTTTTGCAAAAGCAGGTGCTGAT
The window above is part of the Paenibacillus hamazuiensis genome. Proteins encoded here:
- a CDS encoding putative amidoligase domain-containing protein, encoding MSKISVCFVHTNEPQLRHLLSRLEVAQTSRMPDPGEYDVIVQWGAFLQERSGQRLLQPVQSVLRAQDRKRTEELLALHGIACELDSGQRNDNYRYMYRVPVFHLEALTVYLKKSDVLLAPRPSVHSQKGGAFAELGPDASGYHVNRAKREAVKAIYALGLDYGIVTVGIEDAKSPVRVLQVEAVPDLDERLAELFAAAIVRYEQGLEKEAYLQGTPVKLGMDPEFVLRDASGEIVFADRFMDKDGRVGCDSLILPDLRKIFPLAELRPSPSEDVRQLVINLQKTMRLAAGKITDPHLEWLAGGMPVPGFPLGGHIHFSSVWMNVHLVRALDNYVALPLVLLEDVSTRGRRPQYGCLGDVRRKSYGGFEYRTLPSWILSPTVTKGVLALAKLVATHYLELSRQPLQNVDIQTFYYTGDKKQLRSTVTLLLKDIRETSSYPQYEKYLQPFKELLLRMEPWKEQEDFRKRWKIRTASEDRGASYQIMV
- the mutS gene encoding DNA mismatch repair protein MutS — protein: MAKYTPMMEQYLAIKAEVPDAFLFFRLGDFYEMFFEDAVNAARELEITLTGREAGAEERVPMCGVPYHSAESYIARLVEKGYKVAICEQVEDPAEAKGVVRREVVRIVTPGTVMDSRSLGETSNNYIVSIVSGSEGYGLAACDISTGELHVTLLDGSLQLLLDEINVYSPSELMGPEELLDSVREHTALWTRSITLTPWTRGDFDLKGHFAEEEWKSVHPGTLRAVQALMSYLQETQKRSLTHIKHIRSYEQNQYMIMDPFTRRNLELVETVRDRVKKGTLLWLLDKTVTAMGGRTLRRWIEKPLMNAAKIGERLEAVDKLYDQLIVREELRQHLKQVYDLERLTARISYGNANARDLLALKLSLQQMPLLKEICESAGSGTLSRLTAQMDLCEDIAGWIEAAIVDDPPVSVRDGGMLKEGYHAYLDQLKEANKSGKQWIAELERQEREATGVKSLKIGYNKVFGYYIEVTRANLGSLPEGRYERKQTLANAERFVTPELKAKEALILEAEDKMVDLEYELFTQLRDRLASQVTRLQALAEIVATIDVLQSLATVSAANQFRKPEIAESGDLVIEEGRHPVVEAVMTSGLFIANETKLTAEDGTMLLITGPNMAGKSTYMRQVAIICIMAQIGSFVPAMKARIPILDRIFTRIGAADDLIGGQSTFMVEMMDIQVMCEKATGRSLVIIDELGRGTSTGEGMAIAQAVIEYLHDEVGCKTLVSTHFHELAHLEESLANLRNYCMAVKESGRQVTFLRKLIRGAASTSYGIYCAQIAGLPDSIIRRSYDLLSAFEARAELAAASQQAAAAGTPQAAAPEAPPQAEAIVQLSLFGGESPADKPRRKHDAKLEAAADPKAAEAAQRLRQADLINMTPLEAMNFLYELKKML
- a CDS encoding S41 family peptidase, giving the protein MKLLQMAKIKKTMSAALLLLMLAPMPALAADKNAAAPADPVKEVLNLLEKNHVSAPTHDSLSASAIKGMVESLKDPYTVYFTKDEWKQFTNSLEQNYVGIGVRVGEDKEGILVVEVFADTPAAAVGLQRGDIITAVEGKPIAGEKLDDVIKKILGEEGTQVGLTVKRGDSSFDVKPTRKQVQIPVVTSHLFDGGVGYIQVTSFSSEADEQFASHMETLKKNGMKSLVIDLRDNPGGLLDTARGIAKLFVKEGTLIHTKDRDNADDPVPITNGTTQPFPVTMLVNENSASASEVLTGALQDYLQVHVVGTKTFGKGSVQNVFPLSNGGALKVTIEEYLTPKKRPVNQVGLTPDIPAEGDVPQLVTALRTAGLSGFKLDIDRRNISLNGFDLTDSFNVVQQNDRLYVPARVLAALVNAAVTWNDAAQSVEIASSAGSISYAVGSNTEDMIFQNGTTYVDVSRFAETFSQLKWSQSGGQISLSVG